One Kitasatospora sp. NBC_01266 genomic window carries:
- a CDS encoding globin domain-containing protein: MAAGTDLSAARAANDSALIRASLSVVEPHAANLPGFFYATLFGRYPQVRELFPVDMDVQHDRLLRALLMIVDLVDDPANLVRFCEHLGRDHRKFGTESAHYAAVGECLLATLAHYAGPAWNAETAAAWTRAYTTVAEVMDQAAKADALIRPATWAAQIVGHHRYGGGIAELTVRTDQPYPFDGGQYASLTTPWWPKLWRYFSPANAPRPDGTITFHVQEVPGGRVSGALVHRARVGDVLQLGAPQGDMVLDPTSARDIVCVAGGTGLAPIRALIEQAALNGLRRRVDVFLGARTAEGLYGLDDLLRMSQRHRWLTVRAAVADQEARDGAAFLPKLLADSGPWQQHDAYLSGPAPMIVTAGRVLARGGVPLHRIHHDPFVSLDDLA, translated from the coding sequence GTGGCTGCCGGGACCGACCTGTCGGCGGCCCGGGCCGCGAACGACAGCGCGCTGATCCGGGCCAGCCTCTCCGTGGTCGAACCGCATGCCGCGAACCTGCCGGGCTTCTTCTACGCGACCCTGTTCGGCCGCTATCCGCAGGTCCGCGAACTCTTCCCGGTCGACATGGACGTCCAGCACGACCGCCTGCTGCGGGCGCTGCTGATGATCGTCGACCTGGTGGACGACCCCGCCAACCTGGTCAGGTTCTGCGAACACCTGGGCCGCGACCACCGCAAGTTCGGCACCGAGAGCGCACATTACGCAGCTGTCGGTGAGTGCTTGCTGGCCACCCTGGCGCACTACGCGGGCCCGGCCTGGAACGCCGAGACCGCCGCCGCCTGGACCCGCGCGTACACCACGGTCGCCGAGGTGATGGACCAGGCCGCCAAGGCCGACGCGCTGATCCGCCCGGCCACCTGGGCGGCCCAGATCGTCGGGCACCACCGATACGGCGGCGGCATCGCCGAGTTGACCGTGCGGACCGACCAGCCCTACCCGTTCGACGGCGGGCAGTACGCCAGCCTGACCACCCCGTGGTGGCCGAAGCTGTGGCGCTACTTCTCCCCCGCCAACGCCCCGCGACCCGACGGCACCATCACCTTCCACGTCCAGGAGGTGCCCGGCGGCCGGGTCAGCGGCGCCCTGGTGCACCGCGCCAGGGTCGGCGACGTGCTGCAACTGGGCGCGCCGCAGGGCGACATGGTGCTCGACCCGACCTCGGCCAGGGACATCGTCTGCGTCGCGGGCGGCACCGGGCTGGCCCCGATCCGCGCGCTGATCGAGCAGGCCGCGCTGAACGGCCTGCGGCGGCGGGTGGACGTGTTCCTCGGCGCCCGCACCGCCGAGGGGCTGTACGGACTGGACGACCTGCTGCGGATGTCCCAGCGCCACCGCTGGCTCACCGTGCGCGCCGCCGTGGCCGACCAGGAGGCGCGCGACGGCGCCGCCTTCCTGCCCAAGCTGCTGGCCGACTCCGGTCCCTGGCAGCAGCACGACGCCTACCTCAGCGGGCCCGCCCCGATGATCGTCACTGCCGGCCGGGTGCTGGCCCGGGGCGGGGTGCCGCTGCACCGGATCCACCACGACCCGTTCGTCTCGCTGGACGACCTCGCCTGA
- a CDS encoding SAM-dependent methyltransferase: MTDYDGVNLELHRAHSARMYDYFLGGVTNFAADREAAGQVKAVMPFVETTARVNRAFMHRSTRALAEAGIDQFLDIGTGIPTSPNLHEIAQSVNRAARVVYADNDPIVLAHAKALLLGTPEGRTTYVQADVTDPAGLLASPELRDTLDFTRPIALSLNALLHFVPDDRGTHGIVEHFRGALVSGSALVMTHVTEDFAPTEVARLVQIYRSAGTPLQARSQAEFARFFGDWELAVPGIVPTQRWRPDGGEGAWVSDEESSVYAAVALKS; encoded by the coding sequence ATGACCGACTACGACGGCGTCAACCTGGAGCTGCACCGGGCGCACTCGGCCCGGATGTACGACTACTTCCTCGGCGGCGTGACCAACTTCGCCGCCGACCGCGAGGCGGCCGGCCAGGTCAAGGCCGTGATGCCCTTCGTGGAGACCACGGCCCGGGTCAACCGCGCCTTCATGCACCGCTCCACCCGGGCGTTGGCCGAGGCCGGCATCGACCAGTTCCTCGACATCGGCACCGGCATCCCCACCTCACCGAACCTTCACGAAATCGCCCAGAGCGTCAACCGCGCGGCCCGGGTGGTGTACGCGGACAACGACCCGATCGTCCTCGCGCACGCCAAGGCGCTGCTGCTCGGCACCCCCGAGGGCCGCACCACGTACGTCCAGGCCGATGTCACCGACCCGGCCGGGCTGCTCGCCTCGCCGGAGCTGCGCGACACCCTCGACTTCACTCGCCCGATAGCGCTCAGCCTCAACGCCCTGCTGCACTTCGTGCCCGACGACCGCGGCACCCACGGGATCGTGGAGCACTTCAGGGGCGCGCTGGTCTCCGGGAGCGCCCTGGTGATGACTCACGTGACGGAGGACTTCGCGCCCACCGAGGTCGCCCGGCTGGTGCAGATATACCGGTCCGCCGGCACCCCGCTGCAGGCCCGCAGCCAGGCGGAGTTCGCCCGGTTCTTCGGTGACTGGGAGCTGGCGGTGCCCGGCATCGTGCCGACCCAGCGCTGGCGGCCGGACGGCGGCGAGGGTGCGTGGGTGAGCGACGAGGAGTCCTCGGTCTACGCGGCGGTGGCGCTCAAGTCCTGA
- a CDS encoding VOC family protein, whose protein sequence is MLTTDFVPGSPCWIDLGAPDVAAAGAFYSAVFGWAVESFGPEADGFSFFRVDGKAVGAVGRLTEPGARSAWTVYFSTAELDALAEAVRQAGGIVRVAPAEVGKEGRLAQFTDPQGGRFAAWQASEMAGLELTDAPGSLCWTELYTTDAAAAKQFYGGLFGWQSSDVAMPGGEGTYSLLTPAGLPPERQFGGLLELAPEDLALTGGLPYWHPVFTVADCDATLAKATANGGTLQMGPVDAPGIGRMAICVDPAGADFVLLTPPKE, encoded by the coding sequence GTGCTCACCACCGACTTCGTGCCCGGCTCCCCGTGTTGGATCGATCTCGGCGCGCCCGACGTCGCCGCCGCCGGCGCGTTCTACAGCGCCGTGTTCGGCTGGGCGGTCGAGTCCTTCGGCCCGGAGGCGGACGGCTTCAGCTTCTTCCGGGTGGACGGCAAGGCCGTGGGTGCCGTCGGCCGGCTCACCGAGCCGGGCGCCCGCTCGGCCTGGACGGTCTACTTCAGTACCGCTGAACTGGACGCGCTCGCCGAGGCCGTCCGCCAGGCGGGCGGCATCGTGCGGGTCGCCCCGGCGGAGGTCGGCAAGGAGGGGCGGCTCGCGCAGTTCACCGACCCGCAGGGCGGCCGGTTCGCGGCCTGGCAGGCGAGCGAGATGGCGGGCCTGGAGCTCACCGACGCGCCCGGCAGCCTCTGTTGGACCGAGCTGTACACCACCGACGCGGCCGCCGCCAAGCAGTTCTACGGCGGCCTCTTCGGCTGGCAGAGCAGCGACGTCGCGATGCCCGGCGGCGAGGGCACCTACTCGCTGCTGACCCCGGCCGGCCTGCCGCCGGAGCGGCAGTTCGGCGGCCTGCTGGAGCTGGCGCCGGAGGACCTCGCGCTGACCGGTGGCCTGCCCTACTGGCACCCCGTCTTCACGGTGGCCGACTGCGACGCCACCCTCGCCAAGGCCACCGCGAACGGCGGCACCCTCCAGATGGGTCCGGTCGACGCCCCGGGGATCGGCCGGATGGCGATCTGCGTCGACCCGGCGGGCGCCGACTTCGTCCTGCTCACCCCGCCGAAGGAGTGA
- a CDS encoding sigma-70 family RNA polymerase sigma factor, producing the protein MDQQEILADRFEAERGPLRAVAFRMLGSAAEAEDAVQEAWLRLSRAEADQIQNLAAWLRTVVSRVCLDLLRSRAARREELVDQPTADRVAEATDGGDPEHEALLLDSVGRALLVVLDRLGPAERVAFVLHDLFAVPFDQIAPIVERTPVAAKKLASRARQRVQGTPAAPPTELARQRRVVEAFLAASRGGDLDTLLALLAPDVVRRADPAALPAGGAQLVRGALEVARGTLVFGRRARFAAVALVDGAVGLVVAPHGRLLLTLTFTTEDDLITGYQVIADPARLRGLELAVLSD; encoded by the coding sequence ATGGACCAGCAGGAGATCCTGGCCGACCGCTTCGAGGCGGAGCGCGGACCGCTGCGCGCCGTGGCGTTCCGGATGCTCGGCTCGGCCGCCGAGGCGGAGGACGCGGTGCAGGAGGCCTGGCTGCGGCTCAGCCGCGCCGAGGCCGACCAGATCCAGAACCTCGCGGCCTGGCTGCGGACCGTCGTCTCACGGGTCTGCCTCGACCTGCTGCGCTCGCGCGCCGCCCGCCGCGAGGAACTGGTCGACCAGCCGACCGCCGACCGGGTCGCCGAGGCCACCGACGGCGGTGACCCGGAGCACGAGGCGCTGCTGCTCGACTCGGTCGGCCGCGCGCTGCTGGTGGTGCTGGACCGGCTGGGCCCGGCGGAGCGGGTGGCCTTCGTGCTGCACGACCTGTTCGCCGTGCCGTTCGACCAGATCGCACCGATCGTGGAGCGGACTCCGGTGGCCGCCAAGAAGCTCGCCAGCCGGGCCCGGCAGCGCGTCCAGGGCACCCCGGCCGCGCCGCCGACCGAACTGGCCCGCCAGCGACGGGTGGTCGAGGCGTTCCTGGCCGCCTCCCGGGGTGGTGACCTGGACACGCTGCTCGCGCTGCTGGCCCCCGACGTGGTGCGCCGGGCCGACCCCGCCGCACTGCCGGCGGGCGGGGCACAGCTGGTGCGCGGGGCGCTGGAGGTGGCGCGGGGGACGCTGGTCTTCGGCCGGCGCGCGCGGTTCGCGGCGGTGGCGCTGGTCGACGGCGCCGTCGGCCTGGTGGTCGCCCCGCACGGCCGGTTGCTGCTCACGCTAACCTTCACCACCGAGGACGACTTGATCACCGGCTACCAGGTGATCGCCGACCCCGCGCGCCTGCGCGGCCTCGAACTGGCCGTGCTGAGCGACTGA
- a CDS encoding class I SAM-dependent methyltransferase, producing MSEQELATALAPLAGVVSASALVHRAQQQPRGYAGDFEIIEYLLARHPDGEPGSWGRAFDDFLLHSDAAQQHHNKIAHQAALIAACLAGGQSRPPRRILLIASGAAADLRRVDPALLRPGDRIVLNDIDPDALTRALADLPADTAAHTSTVPGNALRRSAELAADAGPFDLVLAGGLFDYLDERPAQVLIRAALKRLVRPGGTFYFSNIATGNPLAVAMKYGANWPLIEREEEDITAVVHAAAHAEVKTLTVRRDATGLTLLAEIERVDQDEA from the coding sequence GTGAGCGAGCAGGAGCTCGCCACCGCGCTGGCGCCGCTGGCCGGCGTGGTGTCCGCCTCCGCCCTGGTCCACCGGGCTCAGCAGCAACCACGCGGCTACGCCGGTGACTTCGAGATCATCGAGTACCTGCTCGCGCGGCACCCGGACGGCGAACCAGGCAGCTGGGGGCGGGCGTTCGACGACTTCCTGCTGCACTCCGACGCCGCGCAGCAGCACCACAACAAGATCGCCCACCAGGCCGCGCTGATAGCGGCATGCCTGGCCGGCGGCCAATCCCGGCCGCCCCGCAGGATCCTGCTGATCGCCTCCGGCGCGGCCGCCGATCTGCGCCGCGTCGATCCCGCGCTGCTGCGCCCGGGCGACCGGATCGTGCTCAACGACATCGACCCCGACGCGCTGACCCGTGCGCTGGCCGATCTCCCGGCGGACACCGCAGCCCACACCAGCACCGTCCCGGGCAACGCCCTGCGCAGGTCGGCCGAACTCGCCGCCGACGCGGGCCCGTTCGACCTGGTGCTGGCCGGCGGCCTGTTCGACTACCTCGACGAGCGCCCCGCCCAGGTCCTCATCCGCGCCGCCCTGAAGCGCCTGGTCCGGCCCGGTGGGACCTTCTACTTCTCGAACATCGCCACCGGCAACCCGCTCGCGGTCGCCATGAAGTACGGCGCCAACTGGCCGCTGATCGAACGCGAGGAGGAGGACATCACCGCCGTGGTCCACGCCGCGGCCCACGCCGAGGTGAAGACCCTCACCGTCCGCCGCGACGCCACCGGGCTGACCCTCCTGGCCGAGATCGAGCGCGTCGACCAGGACGAAGCCTGA
- a CDS encoding FMN-dependent NADH-azoreductase, producing MTGLLLHVDSSIGTAEESVSRRLTALFAQTWRARHGAADHRYRDLAADPVPLLGPAYGRLGRRVDEHGRVAPAKVAALVEGPAEEREWALTRPLIDEVLAAGTVLLGVPMYNFAIPAGLKAWIDRITFPGAFTDPDSGESRLRGTRVVVVTARGGGYGPGTPREAFDFQTPYLRAYFGSLGVAESNLHFVHAELTRAAALPALAPYRELGAASLTAAQEAVLELAAL from the coding sequence ATGACCGGCCTGCTTCTTCACGTGGATTCCAGCATCGGTACCGCCGAGGAGTCGGTCAGCCGGCGGCTGACCGCGCTCTTCGCGCAGACCTGGCGGGCGCGGCACGGCGCGGCCGACCACCGCTACCGGGACCTGGCCGCCGACCCGGTGCCGCTGCTCGGCCCGGCCTACGGGCGGCTCGGCAGGCGGGTGGACGAGCACGGTCGGGTCGCGCCGGCGAAGGTGGCCGCGCTGGTCGAGGGCCCGGCCGAGGAGCGCGAGTGGGCGCTGACCCGGCCGCTGATCGACGAGGTGCTCGCCGCCGGCACCGTGCTGCTCGGCGTGCCGATGTACAACTTCGCGATCCCGGCCGGGCTGAAGGCCTGGATCGACCGGATCACCTTCCCCGGCGCCTTCACCGACCCCGACTCCGGCGAGAGCCGGCTGCGCGGCACCCGGGTGGTGGTGGTCACCGCGCGTGGCGGCGGCTACGGGCCGGGGACGCCGCGCGAGGCCTTCGACTTCCAGACGCCCTACCTGCGGGCGTACTTCGGCAGCCTCGGAGTGGCCGAGTCGAACCTGCACTTCGTGCACGCCGAGCTGACCCGGGCGGCGGCACTGCCCGCGCTGGCGCCCTACCGCGAGCTGGGTGCGGCCTCGCTGACGGCGGCCCAGGAGGCGGTGCTGGAACTGGCCGCGCTCTGA
- a CDS encoding GNAT family N-acetyltransferase: MENESQVRVVIVTGAGEAYLRALGVTHVRCWADDEPPSLSFGERHGYRTGRTGHFNHLDLTGPLPAVPPLPPGVELRTAGDYLADPRPVYRLFHEASQDEPGHLTWDALGYQEWYDTSWTRPDLDHGLSTVAVVDGEPAALTFAQTDGATRYWSAGTDTRPAHRRRGLAKLVKAASLHRARSAGLTDAYTANDSTNAPMLAVNSRLGYRCCADERELLKELRSGSPAVSG; encoded by the coding sequence ATGGAGAACGAATCGCAGGTCAGGGTGGTCATCGTCACCGGAGCCGGCGAGGCGTACCTGCGCGCCCTGGGCGTCACCCACGTGCGCTGCTGGGCCGACGACGAACCACCCTCGCTCTCCTTCGGCGAGCGGCACGGCTACCGGACGGGGCGGACCGGCCACTTCAACCACCTCGACCTGACCGGCCCCCTACCGGCCGTGCCACCGCTGCCGCCCGGCGTCGAACTGCGCACCGCCGGCGACTACCTGGCGGACCCGCGCCCGGTCTACCGGCTCTTCCACGAGGCCTCGCAGGACGAGCCGGGCCACCTGACGTGGGACGCGCTGGGCTACCAGGAGTGGTACGACACCAGCTGGACCCGGCCCGACCTGGACCACGGGCTGAGCACGGTGGCCGTGGTGGACGGCGAGCCCGCCGCCCTCACCTTCGCCCAGACCGACGGCGCCACCCGCTACTGGTCGGCCGGCACCGACACCCGCCCCGCCCACCGGCGCCGCGGCCTGGCCAAGCTCGTCAAGGCCGCGTCCCTGCACCGGGCCCGCTCCGCCGGTCTCACCGACGCCTACACCGCCAACGACAGCACGAACGCCCCGATGCTGGCGGTCAACAGCCGGCTCGGCTACCGGTGTTGCGCCGACGAGCGCGAGTTGCTCAAGGAACTCCGCTCGGGTTCACCGGCCGTCTCGGGCTGA
- a CDS encoding RNA polymerase sigma factor, which translates to MDDTGENPANARLRLSYQVFCELHSRAWLAFARTRIGNRADAEMVVAAMTAELALQWQHALRHPVPAAYAWRLLKSQLNEWDWNQDELTVEATTFAVVINRFKELAGDSLRSEADQVGLYSAILALPDRQRDVVILRYVLDLDDQEIAAYLDRPVETVRSNLRHARERLARRLGISELPDRRAER; encoded by the coding sequence GTGGACGACACCGGTGAGAACCCGGCCAATGCCCGGCTGCGGCTCTCCTACCAGGTGTTCTGCGAGCTCCACAGCCGGGCCTGGCTCGCCTTCGCGCGCACCAGGATCGGCAACCGTGCCGACGCCGAGATGGTGGTGGCGGCGATGACCGCCGAGCTGGCCCTGCAGTGGCAGCACGCGCTGCGCCATCCGGTGCCGGCCGCCTACGCCTGGCGGTTGCTCAAGTCCCAGCTGAACGAATGGGATTGGAACCAGGACGAGCTGACGGTCGAGGCCACCACCTTCGCCGTGGTGATCAACCGGTTCAAGGAGCTCGCCGGTGACAGCCTGCGCAGCGAGGCCGACCAAGTCGGCTTGTACAGCGCGATCCTGGCCCTGCCGGACCGCCAACGCGACGTGGTGATCCTGCGCTACGTACTCGACCTGGACGACCAGGAGATCGCCGCCTATCTCGACCGGCCGGTGGAGACCGTCCGCTCCAACCTGCGGCACGCCCGCGAGCGGCTGGCCCGGCGCCTGGGGATCAGCGAACTGCCGGATCGGCGGGCCGAGCGGTGA
- a CDS encoding amidase yields MDYTEYRSHDATGLAGLVAAGEVSATELLELAIARAEAVNGRLNAIVTPMHEPARSRAGQELTGPFAGVPFLLKDLMQDYAGLPTGSGCRALRDRPAERHSEVVSRWLAAGLVVFGKTNTPEFGAKGITEPEANGPTRNPWDLARTPGGSSGGSAAAVAAGVVPMAGANDGGGSIRIPAACCGLFGLKPGRGLVPAGPLAAEHLMGAATDGVLSRSVRDSAAMLDVLTGTPDPGGPYLTARPAAPYAELARRTPERLRIGFSTRSPLGTEVHPQAVAAVEDAARLLGALGHEVEPAETGIDEYRLALDFLSMWCVQTAHTVAEIRRTTGAGHEGFELDTHLLAAAGRALRAPDYYTTYQRWNTYNRELAAFHTRYDLLLTPTLARPPVRIGELDTPRPVRAVAKVLLRLGLLGTLVGTKAWERAVIANLSATPYTQLANLTGRPAMSVPTYRTPDGLPLGVQFVGPLGSEGTLLALAAQLEAERPWARLAPEL; encoded by the coding sequence GTGGACTACACCGAGTACCGCAGCCACGACGCCACAGGCCTGGCCGGGCTGGTCGCGGCCGGTGAGGTGAGCGCGACCGAGCTGCTCGAGCTGGCGATCGCCCGGGCCGAGGCCGTCAACGGCAGGCTGAACGCCATCGTGACGCCGATGCACGAGCCGGCCAGGAGCCGCGCCGGCCAGGAGCTGACCGGGCCGTTCGCGGGGGTGCCGTTCCTGCTCAAGGACCTGATGCAGGACTACGCCGGGCTGCCCACCGGCAGCGGCTGCCGGGCGCTGCGGGACCGCCCCGCCGAGCGGCACAGCGAGGTGGTGAGCCGCTGGCTGGCGGCCGGACTGGTGGTCTTCGGCAAGACCAACACCCCGGAGTTCGGTGCCAAGGGCATCACCGAGCCGGAGGCGAACGGCCCGACCCGCAACCCGTGGGACCTGGCCCGCACCCCCGGCGGCTCCTCCGGCGGCTCGGCGGCCGCCGTGGCCGCCGGCGTCGTGCCGATGGCGGGCGCGAACGACGGTGGCGGCTCGATCCGGATCCCGGCGGCCTGCTGCGGGCTCTTCGGCCTCAAGCCGGGGCGCGGCCTGGTCCCGGCCGGCCCGCTGGCCGCCGAGCATCTGATGGGCGCCGCGACCGACGGCGTGCTCTCGCGCAGCGTGCGCGACTCGGCGGCGATGCTCGACGTGCTCACCGGCACGCCGGACCCGGGTGGCCCCTACCTCACTGCCCGGCCCGCCGCGCCGTACGCCGAACTCGCCCGCCGGACGCCCGAACGCCTGCGGATCGGCTTCAGCACCCGCTCCCCGCTGGGCACCGAGGTTCACCCGCAGGCCGTGGCCGCCGTCGAGGACGCGGCCAGGCTGCTCGGCGCGCTCGGCCACGAGGTCGAGCCCGCCGAGACCGGCATCGACGAGTACCGCCTCGCGCTCGACTTCCTCTCCATGTGGTGCGTCCAGACCGCCCACACGGTGGCCGAGATCCGCCGCACCACCGGCGCTGGGCACGAGGGCTTCGAGCTGGACACCCATCTGCTGGCCGCCGCCGGGCGCGCCCTGCGGGCCCCCGACTACTACACCACCTACCAGCGCTGGAACACCTACAACCGCGAGCTGGCCGCCTTCCACACCCGCTACGACCTGCTGCTCACCCCGACGCTGGCCCGGCCCCCCGTGCGGATCGGCGAACTCGACACGCCCCGGCCGGTGCGCGCGGTGGCCAAGGTGCTGCTGCGGCTGGGGCTACTGGGCACCCTGGTCGGTACCAAGGCCTGGGAACGCGCCGTGATCGCCAACCTCTCGGCCACGCCGTACACCCAGCTGGCCAACCTCACCGGCCGGCCGGCGATGAGCGTGCCGACCTACCGGACGCCGGACGGCCTGCCGCTGGGTGTGCAGTTCGTCGGCCCGCTGGGCAGCGAGGGCACCCTGCTCGCGCTCGCCGCCCAGCTGGAGGCCGAACGCCCCTGGGCGCGGCTGGCACCGGAGCTGTGA